The proteins below are encoded in one region of Podarcis raffonei isolate rPodRaf1 chromosome 8, rPodRaf1.pri, whole genome shotgun sequence:
- the LOC128420258 gene encoding glucagon receptor-like → MQGSVDLFLLLVLLQKNVEASSTENSAKEMFEAWQQYQSACYRKILEDPRPTSLVCNRTFDMYACWGDALPNTSAKVPCPWYLPWHQQVRGGFVFQKCGPDGQWVVDESGHPWRDHSQCEAVDKELPFQKHLWILEQFRMMYTVGYSLSFVALLAAFVLLAAFRKLRCIRNYIHMNLFVSFMLRAVSILTRDTFLRLHFPKDFQDEGDLSHFPLGQAVAGCRLAQILTQYCVCANYYWLLVEGLYLHNLLGPMAFSEESYFSGYLLIGWGAPILFVIPWVIVRYLYENNECWERNDNMGYWWIIRCPILLAIFVNFVIFIRIIKILVSKLRAQQMRYTDYKFRLAKSTLTLIPLLGIHEVVFVLVTEEHAQGTLRYVKFFFELLLNSLQGLLVSVLYCFVNKEVQSQIQRTWQRWKLGSSLLEKQSQSISHWASWHSRSSRRKKVAYPAPHRHPGEKGLPGSLGNTAVAPQTHISTKSFQYVPVRMKSQDKVAGSAVAGQTFPSPGCPPVSC, encoded by the exons ATGCAGGGATCTGTTGATCTCTTCCTTTTGCTTGTCTTGCTCCAAAAGAACGTGGAG GCAAGCTCCACCGAAAACTCGGCCAAAGAGATGTTTGAGGCATGGCAGCAGTACCAGTCCGCCTGCTATCGCAAGATCCTGGAGGACCCACGTCCCACAA GTCTGGTGTGCAACCGTACATTTGACATGTACGCCTGCTGGGGCGATGCTCTTCCGAACACCTCTGCCAAGGTCCCTTGCCCCTGGTACCTGCCTTGGCACCAGCAAG TTCGAGGTGGCTTTGTGTTCCAGAAATGCGGCCCAGACGGACAGTGGGTGGTGGATGAGTCGGGGCACCCTTGGCGAGATCACTCTCAGTGCGAAGCCGTCGACAAAGAGCTCCCCTTCCAG AAACATTTGTGGATTCTGGAGCAGTTCCGAATGATGTACACAGTGGGCTACTCCCTTTCGTTTGTGGCTCTGCTTGCGGCCTTCGTCCTGTTGGCAGCTTTCAG GAAACTCCGTTGCATCCGCAATTACATCCACATGAATCTCTTCGTGTCCTTCATGCTGCGGGCCGTCTCCATCCTCACCCGGGATACCTTCCTGCGGCTGCACTTCCCCAAGGACTTCCAGGACGAAGGGGACCTCTCACACTTTCCTTTGGGACAG GCTGTGGCCGGCTGCCGGCTGGCACAAATCTTAACCCAGTACTGCGTCTGTGCAAACTACTACTGGCTCCTGGTAGAAGGCCTCTATCTACACAACCTGCTAGGACCAATGGCCTTTTCGGAAGAAAGCTATTTCTCAGGCTACTTGCTCATTGGATGGG GGGCACCAATCCTTTTTGTCATCCCTTGGGTGATTGTGAGATACCTCTATGAAAACAACGA ATGCTGGGAGAGAAACGACAACATGGGCTATTGGTGGATCATCCGTTGCCCGATTCTGCTAGCAATCTTT GTCAACTTTGTGATCTTCATACGCATCATCAAGATCCTGGTCTCCAAACTCCGGGCGCAACAGATGCGTTACACAGATTACAAATTCAG GTTGGCCAAGTCAACGCTGACCCTCATCCCGCTGCTGGGGATTCATGAGGTGGTATTTGTGCTGGTCACTGAGGAACATGCCCAGGGCACCTTGCGATACGTCAAATTCTTCTTTGAGTTGTTGCTCAACTCCTTACAG ggCTTGCTGGTGAGCGTCCTCTACTGCTTTGTCAATAAAGAG gTCCAATCCCAGATCCAAAGGACATGGCAGAGGTGGAAGCTAGGCAGCAGCCTGCTGGAAAAGCAGAGCCAGAGCATCAGCCACTGGGCTTCCTGGCACAGCCGAAGCAGCCGCCGCAAAAAGGTCGCTTATCCTGCGCCCCACAGACACCCGGGAGAAAAGGGCCTCCCCGGCAGCCTTGGCAACACAGCAGTTGCTCCACAGACGCACATCAGCACCAAATCTTTTCAGTACGTCCCCGTCAGGATGAAGTCCCAGGACAAGGTTGCGGGGTCCGCTGTCGCTGGGCAGACTTTTCCGAGCCCTGGTTGCCCCCCAGTCAGCTGctga